From the Hyphomicrobiaceae bacterium genome, the window CCAGCGAGTAGAATAAGGACTTGTTGGCGGACATTCTCAGTTTCTCCAAAATGGATATGGGGCGGCTGCCAAAAGTCTCGTGCCTGGGCAATGAGCCTTGCGTCTGCCGGCTGAAATTAGATGAGACGCAGCGTGGCGCGGGCTATTTGGCATACGCTTTACACTTAGTCTCCGGCTTGTCGTAACCCAGCGTGTCGAGCACCGAAGTCTGGTGCAGGAAACCCGGTTGAGGAGAGACCGACACGAGCAATTTCGGCGTGGCGACAATGATCGGTTCGCGCAGTTGACCGTTCCAGGAACGAAACGTCGTCTTCACTCCCTTGAATGCTGCAACCTCGAAATTCGGGGAATGAACGAATTGGTTAAGGTCAGCGAATTTGTTCGACTTGGTGCGGGTCGCAGCTTCCCCAACCACGCGCATGGCAAGCCAGGCATCGTAGTCGGTCGGCCGCATGATACGGTCGGCAAGCCGTTTGAAGCGGTTCTGGAACTGCGTGCCCCCCCAAAGCTCCACTGCGGGATGCCAGCTGGTTGCAACGAGACCCGTGGTTCCGGCAACAGGACGCGGAGACCATGTGCGATAGGGAATGTAATCGCCAAACAGATTGCCTTCGTCGGCAACCATCACGATGTCGTGCTCCTTGGCGCCTTGCGTGAAGCCCGGAATCTGCTGTTGGACTTGTTCAAATCCGCCATCGGCGCGCCGGCTGCCGCCTTCGTACTTGAATTCCCGCTCTTCCACGATTTTCGAGCCAAAACGCTTGGCCGCGCGGCGCAGAGCATCGGCGTACAACTTATCTTCCTGCTGCGGACCGACGATCAAAAACCAGTTATTCCAGCGCTTCCAGGCCAGATACTGACCGAGAGCGTCGGCAAGCATGGATCGCGTCGGCGCGAGGTGCAGCATGTTGGCGCGGCAGTTCTCCTCGCGCAGGCTGTCGTCCGGATTTCCGACGTTCATTACAACCGCATCTTTGCCCGCCAGTGCATCTGCGAGCTTGAGAAGCGCGTCAGGGGCCATGTCGGCAGCGATGAATCCGGAAGTCTGCGGAACCTTCTCGACCGCCGCTTTGATCAGGTCGTCGACGTTGGCGCTTTCTATGACGTCGAGTGTAAAGTTCTGCTTGGTGAATTGTCCGGTCGTGTTGTTATCAGCGATGCCGAGCTTCGCGCCGGCAATGCCTTCATCCGACGGTGGCAGATCAAGAAGCGACAACGGCAAATTCTTTTCGCGTTGCTGCTTGAGATAAAGGATGGGTACCTGCTGCACATCGGCGGCCGTGGTTTTGGCGTTGTCTGAAGCGGCCGGCGTCGCCTGCTTGTCCGCGCTATCTTGAGCATAAACCGGACGTACGTCGACCGGGCTCATTGCAAGCATCAGTCCCGTCGCCAAGACACCGGTGAAACAAGCCTTGCTTGTCGATGCAGCGCGAAGACCCACGCGCGGCCAGATATGTGCTGGTTCGCTGCTCATTCTCAGTCCGTTGCAGACCTTCACCAATCGCATTTCGCGACGACGAAGTGCCGGCCCGAAATGTTACTGTATTGCTTATCCTGTAAAAGGGGCGCATGTGA encodes:
- a CDS encoding ABC transporter substrate-binding protein, with amino-acid sequence MSSEPAHIWPRVGLRAASTSKACFTGVLATGLMLAMSPVDVRPVYAQDSADKQATPAASDNAKTTAADVQQVPILYLKQQREKNLPLSLLDLPPSDEGIAGAKLGIADNNTTGQFTKQNFTLDVIESANVDDLIKAAVEKVPQTSGFIAADMAPDALLKLADALAGKDAVVMNVGNPDDSLREENCRANMLHLAPTRSMLADALGQYLAWKRWNNWFLIVGPQQEDKLYADALRRAAKRFGSKIVEEREFKYEGGSRRADGGFEQVQQQIPGFTQGAKEHDIVMVADEGNLFGDYIPYRTWSPRPVAGTTGLVATSWHPAVELWGGTQFQNRFKRLADRIMRPTDYDAWLAMRVVGEAATRTKSNKFADLNQFVHSPNFEVAAFKGVKTTFRSWNGQLREPIIVATPKLLVSVSPQPGFLHQTSVLDTLGYDKPETKCKAYAK